A region of Candidatus Eisenbacteria bacterium DNA encodes the following proteins:
- a CDS encoding DUF4139 domain-containing protein — protein MRLSTGVAALAACCFFLCAGSLVMGEVAVTVYNENIALVKELRKMSFPRGESQVEFRDVAARIDPTSVHFVSKTNPKSVSILEQNYEYDLVSAAKILQKYVDNRITVFTKDEKVFEGTLLSFDAQNLVLGPEEKQGPVTVVSRENVRDVSFPALPGGLITKPTLVWKILSESAGANEVEVSYLTDGLNWHAEYVAVSDLKDENLGVAGWVSVENNSGATYENAKLKLVAGNIHRVVTQLPRTLYKTDELGSQMAAPVTERAFFEYHLYSVEKPTTVKDNEIKQISLFPETKTAVKKVFTYDGANYPDQVRITLEFVNSEAAGLGIPLPKGKVRVYKEDVDKALEFVGEDAIEHTPKGEKVRVYVGNAFDVVGERATESVRQITRTLREETTRIKLRNHKEEAVDIIVVEHIWGQWSMIANSLPFVKKDANTIEFTAKVLAGQEVVLTYTARIGY, from the coding sequence ATGAGACTGAGCACGGGTGTTGCCGCGCTGGCGGCATGTTGTTTCTTTCTGTGCGCCGGCTCTCTCGTGATGGGAGAGGTCGCGGTCACGGTCTACAATGAGAACATCGCCCTCGTGAAGGAGCTTCGCAAGATGAGCTTCCCCAGGGGCGAGAGCCAGGTGGAGTTCAGGGACGTCGCGGCCAGAATCGACCCGACCTCCGTTCATTTCGTCTCGAAGACAAACCCCAAGTCCGTGAGCATCCTGGAGCAGAACTACGAGTACGACCTGGTCAGCGCCGCGAAAATTCTGCAAAAGTACGTGGACAATCGCATCACCGTCTTCACGAAAGACGAGAAGGTGTTTGAGGGCACGCTGTTGAGCTTCGACGCGCAGAATCTGGTCCTGGGCCCGGAAGAGAAGCAGGGACCCGTGACGGTCGTGTCGAGAGAAAACGTCCGGGACGTGAGCTTCCCTGCCTTGCCAGGCGGCCTCATAACCAAACCCACGCTGGTCTGGAAGATTCTCTCCGAATCGGCGGGCGCTAACGAGGTGGAGGTGAGCTATCTCACCGACGGCCTGAACTGGCACGCCGAGTACGTTGCCGTCTCCGACCTTAAGGACGAGAACCTGGGAGTTGCCGGATGGGTCTCGGTCGAGAACAACTCGGGCGCGACCTACGAGAACGCCAAGCTCAAGCTGGTGGCAGGCAATATTCACAGAGTGGTCACGCAGCTCCCCAGGACTCTCTACAAGACGGACGAGTTGGGGTCGCAGATGGCTGCTCCCGTCACCGAGAGAGCTTTCTTCGAATATCACCTCTACAGCGTCGAAAAGCCGACGACCGTGAAGGACAACGAAATCAAGCAAATATCCCTCTTTCCCGAAACGAAGACGGCCGTAAAGAAGGTCTTCACGTATGACGGAGCGAACTATCCCGACCAAGTGAGGATTACTCTGGAATTCGTGAACAGCGAGGCCGCGGGGCTCGGCATACCGCTTCCCAAGGGAAAGGTGCGCGTTTACAAGGAGGACGTCGATAAGGCTCTCGAGTTTGTCGGGGAAGACGCGATAGAGCACACGCCCAAGGGCGAGAAGGTGAGAGTCTACGTCGGCAACGCCTTCGACGTGGTGGGGGAGAGGGCGACGGAGTCTGTCCGGCAGATCACACGGACTCTTCGAGAGGAGACCACGCGCATAAAGCTTCGCAATCACAAGGAAGAGGCCGTAGATATAATAGTGGTGGAGCACATCTGGGGTCAGTGGAGCATGATCGCAAACTCCCTCCCGTTTGTGAAGAAAGACGCCAACACGATAGAGTTCACGGCAAAGGTTCTCGCCGGGCAGGAGGTCGTTCTCACCTACACGGCCAGGATAGGTTATTAG
- the uvrB gene encoding excinuclease ABC subunit UvrB, whose product MARRRLLKNTGSPFKLVAPYEPRGDQPQAIKELTEGILSDRKYQTLLGVTGSGKTFTIANVVANVGLPTLVISHNKTLAAQLYGEFRSFFPENAVGYFVSYYDYYQPEAYVPATNTYIEKDASINEDIDRLRLNATSALLEREDCIVVSSVSCIYGLGSPEEFMSLVVLVRVGEEIGRQAVLRKLVEIQYSRNDVDFKRSTFRVRGEVVDVWPAYEETAVRVEFFGDEIARISEIDPLTGNVIRRQERAAIYPASHFATAYSNVEKAIGSIKEELAERLAEFERGGKLLEAQRLRTRTEYDIEMLREVGYCPGIENYSRHLSGRAPGQRPYTLLDYFRGRFLLVIDESHVTVPQIGGMYQGDRSRKETLVEYGFRLPSALDNRPLRFDEFESIVGQAIFVSATPADYELEKCGGVVAEQVIRPTGLVDPGITVKPVDNQVDDLLEEIRKRVARKERVLVTTLTKRMSEDLTEYLREMGVKVRYIHSDIDTIERVEILRGLRLAEFDVLVGINLLREGLDLPEVSLVAVLDADKEGFLRSERSLIQTAGRAARNVFGDVILYADKMTGSMIRAIEETNRRRKKQMEYNRVHGITPKTIVKSLEEVMRATSVADASVKTAEPPSFDSSVFGKMDREVLVELLEREMLVAARRLEFEKAASLRDKLEEIMTETRGTARRKGAGVEIPGTARGRTARPDTRGEARGAKTRG is encoded by the coding sequence ATGGCAAGACGGAGGCTTCTAAAAAATACCGGTTCGCCCTTCAAGCTTGTCGCGCCCTACGAGCCGCGGGGAGACCAGCCTCAGGCCATAAAGGAACTCACGGAAGGGATCCTGTCGGATCGCAAGTATCAGACGCTGTTGGGCGTGACCGGCTCCGGTAAGACTTTCACGATCGCAAATGTTGTGGCCAACGTGGGCCTGCCCACCCTGGTCATTTCCCACAACAAGACCCTCGCGGCGCAACTCTACGGGGAATTCCGCTCTTTCTTTCCAGAAAACGCCGTCGGCTACTTCGTAAGCTACTACGACTACTATCAGCCGGAGGCGTACGTTCCTGCCACAAACACGTACATCGAGAAGGACGCCTCCATCAACGAAGACATCGACAGGTTGCGTCTCAACGCGACGAGCGCTCTCCTGGAGAGAGAGGATTGCATTGTTGTAAGCAGCGTGTCCTGCATATACGGTCTGGGAAGCCCCGAGGAATTCATGAGCCTCGTGGTTCTCGTGCGAGTCGGAGAGGAGATAGGAAGGCAGGCCGTCCTCCGGAAGCTCGTCGAAATACAGTACAGTCGCAACGACGTCGACTTCAAACGCAGCACGTTCAGGGTGAGGGGAGAGGTCGTGGATGTATGGCCTGCGTACGAGGAGACGGCCGTCCGGGTCGAGTTTTTCGGCGACGAAATCGCCAGAATCTCCGAGATAGACCCGCTCACCGGAAACGTGATCCGCAGGCAGGAGAGGGCGGCCATTTATCCCGCCTCACATTTTGCCACTGCGTACTCGAACGTGGAAAAAGCGATTGGCTCGATAAAGGAGGAACTCGCCGAACGTCTCGCGGAATTCGAGAGAGGCGGGAAGCTTCTCGAGGCCCAGAGGCTCAGGACGAGGACCGAGTACGATATTGAGATGCTGAGAGAAGTCGGTTATTGTCCCGGTATAGAGAATTATTCAAGACACCTGAGTGGGAGGGCCCCGGGTCAAAGGCCCTACACGTTGCTGGATTATTTCAGGGGAAGGTTCCTCCTCGTGATCGACGAATCGCACGTAACGGTTCCTCAGATAGGCGGGATGTACCAAGGCGACCGTTCCAGGAAGGAAACCCTGGTCGAGTACGGCTTCAGGCTTCCCTCGGCCCTCGACAACAGGCCCTTGAGGTTCGACGAATTCGAGAGCATCGTCGGGCAGGCGATCTTTGTCTCCGCGACGCCTGCCGACTACGAGCTTGAGAAATGTGGCGGTGTGGTCGCGGAGCAGGTCATCAGACCCACCGGTCTCGTCGATCCCGGCATCACCGTGAAACCTGTAGACAACCAGGTGGACGATCTGCTCGAAGAGATAAGAAAGCGCGTTGCGAGAAAGGAGAGGGTGCTCGTCACCACGCTCACCAAGCGTATGTCAGAGGATCTGACCGAGTACCTCCGGGAAATGGGCGTGAAAGTGCGCTACATTCACTCGGACATCGACACTATCGAGCGCGTGGAGATCTTGAGAGGGCTGAGGCTTGCAGAGTTCGACGTGCTCGTCGGAATAAACCTCCTCCGAGAAGGACTGGATCTGCCGGAAGTGTCTCTCGTGGCCGTGCTCGACGCCGACAAGGAGGGTTTCCTGCGCTCCGAGCGCTCCCTCATACAGACCGCCGGCAGAGCCGCGAGAAACGTGTTTGGAGACGTGATACTCTATGCGGACAAAATGACCGGTTCCATGATAAGAGCCATCGAAGAAACAAACAGAAGGCGCAAGAAACAGATGGAGTACAACAGAGTTCACGGCATCACTCCCAAGACCATCGTGAAGTCCCTGGAAGAGGTGATGAGAGCCACGTCCGTTGCCGACGCCTCGGTCAAGACGGCGGAGCCGCCGAGTTTCGATTCATCCGTGTTTGGGAAGATGGACAGGGAGGTCCTGGTTGAGCTCTTGGAGAGGGAGATGCTGGTGGCGGCAAGAAGGCTTGAATTCGAGAAGGCGGCGAGCCTGAGGGACAAGCTCGAGGAGATCATGACGGAGACACGTGGTACGGCGCGGCGCAAGGGCGCTGGAGTGGAGATACCGGGTACGGCGCGGGGCAGGACCGCGAGGCCAGACACACGGGGAGAAGCACGTGGGGCAAAAACGCGAGGGTAA
- the nadC gene encoding carboxylating nicotinate-nucleotide diphosphorylase gives MKSENKLASIDLEPIAGHWVKYALAEDIGGGDITTSAVVPEELLATAAIFAKEGGVLAGLQVAMIVFRELDPKMELVTHVKDRETLSTGKRICTIKGSARAILAGERVALNYLQRLSGVATLTDRFVRRARGTKAKITDTRKTTPLMRMLEKYAVWVGGGVNHRFGLYDMFLVKDNHIKAAGSIRAAVEGIRAAKIDIPVEVEAGTFEEVKEACECRVDRILLDNMSLVQIGKCIEIVENHWQELRLKAGGGEKMKRPEIEVSGGVNLDNVKDIAMTGVDYISVGALTHSFKSIDMNLLVENVEMRK, from the coding sequence ATGAAGTCTGAGAACAAGCTCGCCTCCATCGATCTCGAACCGATCGCCGGCCATTGGGTGAAGTATGCTCTTGCGGAGGACATAGGTGGCGGTGACATCACTACGTCCGCCGTAGTCCCGGAGGAGTTGCTGGCCACGGCCGCCATCTTCGCCAAGGAAGGCGGCGTTCTCGCGGGTTTGCAGGTGGCCATGATCGTGTTCCGAGAGCTTGATCCGAAGATGGAGTTAGTGACCCACGTGAAGGACAGGGAAACTCTCTCTACGGGAAAGCGCATCTGTACGATCAAGGGGAGCGCAAGAGCCATCCTCGCCGGAGAGAGGGTCGCCCTAAATTACCTTCAGAGACTCTCCGGCGTGGCCACTCTCACGGACAGGTTTGTCAGAAGAGCGAGAGGAACGAAGGCCAAGATTACTGACACCAGGAAGACGACGCCGCTCATGCGCATGCTGGAGAAGTACGCCGTGTGGGTCGGTGGCGGGGTGAACCATCGATTCGGCCTTTACGACATGTTCCTCGTCAAGGACAACCACATAAAGGCCGCGGGCAGCATCCGCGCCGCCGTTGAGGGCATACGCGCGGCGAAGATAGACATACCCGTGGAAGTGGAGGCCGGAACCTTCGAGGAGGTGAAGGAAGCCTGCGAGTGCAGGGTGGACAGGATTCTTCTGGACAACATGAGTCTCGTCCAGATTGGTAAGTGCATCGAAATCGTGGAGAACCACTGGCAAGAGCTGAGGCTCAAGGCCGGGGGAGGAGAGAAGATGAAGCGACCCGAGATTGAAGTCTCGGGCGGGGTCAACCTCGACAATGTCAAAGACATCGCCATGACCGGCGTCGATTACATCTCTGTCGGTGCGCTGACGCACTCATTCAAGTCAATAGACATGAACCTTCTCGTTGAGAACGTGGAAATGAGAAAATGA
- a CDS encoding biotin--[acetyl-CoA-carboxylase] ligase yields the protein MTKRVIFLESVSSTNDVAWDEAERGAPEGTVIVAEQQTAGRGRLSRKWHSPPGLGVWMSVVLRPEVKPEAAPGLTLCASVAVAKAVRSLYRVRASLKWPNDIMVKGRKLCGILTEMKASRGSVDFIVCGIGMNVNQTPEDFPADIRESATSILIATGKSADRKKLVAATIEHLEKQYREFCLEGITSCIDEWRSMCPLFGKRVRIKGRREAVEGIFFNIDDNGALVLRLDSGIHRGFMAGDVELVS from the coding sequence ATGACAAAGCGAGTGATCTTTCTCGAGTCAGTCTCGTCCACGAACGATGTGGCGTGGGACGAGGCGGAGAGGGGCGCACCCGAAGGAACGGTTATCGTGGCCGAGCAGCAAACCGCCGGGAGGGGAAGGCTGAGCCGGAAGTGGCATTCTCCGCCGGGGCTGGGGGTCTGGATGTCCGTGGTCCTGAGGCCGGAGGTCAAACCCGAGGCGGCGCCAGGGCTCACGCTTTGTGCCTCGGTGGCCGTGGCGAAGGCCGTACGGTCTCTCTATCGCGTGCGTGCCTCGCTCAAATGGCCGAACGACATAATGGTGAAGGGGCGAAAACTCTGTGGCATACTTACCGAGATGAAGGCCTCGCGTGGGAGTGTGGATTTTATCGTCTGCGGAATCGGCATGAACGTGAATCAGACACCGGAGGACTTTCCTGCCGACATTAGGGAGAGCGCGACTTCCATACTGATTGCCACGGGGAAGAGTGCGGACAGGAAGAAGCTCGTTGCGGCGACGATTGAGCATCTTGAGAAGCAATACCGCGAGTTCTGCCTCGAGGGCATAACATCGTGCATCGACGAGTGGCGTTCGATGTGCCCGCTCTTCGGGAAGAGAGTGAGAATAAAGGGTCGCCGGGAGGCCGTCGAGGGCATCTTCTTCAACATCGACGACAACGGCGCCCTGGTGCTCAGACTGGATTCGGGTATACACCGCGGTTTTATGGCCGGTGACGTTGAGCTTGTTTCATAG
- the nrdR gene encoding transcriptional regulator NrdR → MKCPACGHGEDKVVDSRATKDDTAVRRRRECLKCGKRFTTYEYIENTPLMVIKKDGRREPFRREKIKAGILKACEKRPISPVTIDEVVDSVESSLQKQMRSEVTSIDIGESVMQALSNLDEVAYVRFASVYRHFKDINQFMEELKNLLKKSEFDE, encoded by the coding sequence ATGAAATGCCCTGCGTGCGGACACGGTGAAGACAAGGTCGTTGACTCGAGAGCAACAAAAGATGACACGGCCGTGAGAAGAAGGAGAGAGTGTCTCAAATGCGGCAAGAGGTTCACGACTTACGAATATATCGAGAACACGCCGCTCATGGTCATCAAGAAAGACGGGAGAAGGGAGCCCTTCAGGCGCGAGAAGATCAAGGCCGGAATCCTGAAGGCGTGCGAAAAAAGGCCCATTTCGCCCGTGACGATCGACGAGGTGGTGGACAGTGTCGAGTCCTCGCTGCAGAAGCAGATGCGTAGCGAGGTCACGAGCATCGACATAGGTGAAAGCGTCATGCAGGCTCTCTCCAATCTTGACGAGGTGGCGTACGTGAGATTCGCCTCGGTGTACAGGCACTTCAAGGACATAAATCAGTTCATGGAGGAGCTGAAGAATCTTTTGAAGAAAAGCGAATTCGATGAATGA
- the tatC gene encoding twin-arginine translocase subunit TatC, translated as MNDGRKADSKEKQMPFLEHLDELRRVIIDSLIAIAIASTACWFFSGRAIDLMVTPIGKAVFINTAEAFAARFELTVVLGLLISLPFVFYRVWRFVVPGLLRRERSLMLPFAVCSTLFFYGGVAFSYFMLVPAIVKLLLAFGTSRIQPMISINSYFLMVMQISIALGVVFQFPLVVGVLTWLGVITPGFLKRKWRYAVVIIFIVGAVVTPGDGPSQLVVAFPLCGLYFLSILISVLVKRRKERERESEDDVTRD; from the coding sequence ATGAATGACGGAAGGAAGGCGGATTCAAAAGAAAAGCAGATGCCCTTCTTGGAGCACCTGGACGAACTCAGAAGGGTGATAATAGACTCCCTCATCGCAATTGCGATTGCGTCCACCGCCTGCTGGTTTTTTTCCGGCAGGGCCATCGATCTCATGGTCACGCCAATAGGTAAGGCGGTCTTCATCAACACTGCCGAGGCGTTCGCCGCGAGGTTCGAGCTGACCGTCGTTCTGGGCCTCCTGATCTCTCTTCCCTTTGTCTTCTATAGAGTGTGGCGGTTCGTGGTCCCGGGACTTCTCAGGCGAGAGAGATCGCTGATGCTTCCTTTTGCGGTCTGTTCCACCCTTTTCTTCTACGGTGGGGTGGCCTTTTCGTACTTCATGCTTGTTCCCGCCATTGTGAAGCTTCTCCTGGCGTTCGGCACGTCCCGGATCCAGCCGATGATCTCCATAAACAGCTATTTTTTGATGGTGATGCAGATTTCTATCGCCCTCGGCGTGGTTTTCCAATTTCCTCTCGTAGTGGGCGTCCTGACGTGGTTGGGTGTCATCACGCCCGGCTTTCTGAAACGGAAGTGGCGATACGCGGTGGTGATAATCTTCATAGTCGGAGCCGTCGTGACTCCCGGGGACGGACCCAGTCAGCTCGTGGTGGCATTTCCGCTCTGCGGGCTCTATTTCCTCAGCATACTTATCTCCGTGCTCGTGAAGAGGCGCAAGGAACGCGAAAGGGAGAGCGAAGACGATGTTACTCGCGATTGA
- a CDS encoding type III pantothenate kinase, whose product MLLAIDVGNSTTEFGVFEAGKILFRWRIVTQNRTGDELCLIVAGHCGSHGVTLSGDCDCVICSVVPPLTQGFADMAATLFRKAPLIVDSSLDTGLRILYRDHLSVGSDRLATAAGAVERFGRPVIVVDMGTATTFDVVSESGDYVGGAIAPGVGTAAEELFRRAARLPRVELRRPQSVIGQSTEESLQAGIVFGAAAVVDGILARIFEELGARPPVVATGGYSSLIAPQCKYITHVDDALVLEGLRVIFERHRASGKDKRRRK is encoded by the coding sequence ATGTTACTCGCGATTGATGTCGGGAATTCGACCACAGAATTTGGAGTTTTTGAGGCCGGCAAAATCCTGTTTCGGTGGCGCATAGTGACGCAGAATCGCACCGGCGACGAACTCTGCTTGATCGTCGCCGGTCACTGCGGGTCGCACGGCGTGACCCTGTCCGGTGACTGCGATTGCGTCATCTGTTCCGTCGTCCCTCCCCTGACGCAGGGTTTCGCCGACATGGCCGCGACACTCTTCCGCAAGGCGCCTCTCATTGTGGATAGCTCGCTGGACACGGGCCTGAGAATCCTCTACAGGGATCACTTGTCGGTCGGAAGCGACAGGCTTGCCACCGCCGCCGGAGCCGTCGAGCGCTTCGGACGGCCCGTGATAGTCGTGGACATGGGAACTGCCACCACGTTTGACGTCGTCTCGGAATCGGGAGATTACGTGGGCGGCGCAATAGCCCCGGGTGTCGGGACGGCGGCCGAGGAGCTTTTCAGGCGGGCGGCCAGACTTCCGAGAGTCGAGCTGAGGAGACCGCAGTCCGTGATCGGACAATCTACGGAAGAGAGTTTACAGGCCGGGATTGTCTTTGGAGCGGCGGCAGTGGTCGACGGCATACTTGCGCGTATTTTCGAGGAGCTCGGCGCGAGACCGCCGGTTGTGGCCACGGGTGGCTATTCATCGCTCATCGCTCCTCAGTGCAAGTACATAACCCACGTTGACGACGCGCTCGTGCTCGAGGGGCTGCGGGTGATCTTTGAACGGCATCGCGCCTCCGGAAAGGATAAGAGGCGCAGGAAATAG
- the groL gene encoding chaperonin GroEL (60 kDa chaperone family; promotes refolding of misfolded polypeptides especially under stressful conditions; forms two stacked rings of heptamers to form a barrel-shaped 14mer; ends can be capped by GroES; misfolded proteins enter the barrel where they are refolded when GroES binds), translated as MPKILVFDSAAREGLRRGVDKLANTVKVTLGPKGRNVVLEKKFGMPIITNDGVTIAKEVELEEPFENMGAQLLREVATKTHDDAGDGTTTATVLAQSILREGLKNVTAGGNPMRIKRGIDKAVEAAVQSLKKSSKTVAGRDEVEQVATISANNDKEIGKLIADAMEKVGKDGVITVEEANSMETTLEFTEGLQFDRGYISPYFVTEPERMRVVLQDPVILICDKKISSIHELLPVLEKVAQLGKPVLIIAEDVEGEALATLVVNKLRGVLSGAAVKAPGYGDRRKAMLEDVAILTGGRVISEETGFKLENATTGDLGKAKSITVDKENTTIVGGAGKKAEVQARIAQLRKQIEDSTSSYDKEKLQERLAKLSGGVAVIGVGAATEVEMKEKKARVEDALSATRSALEEGIVPGGGVAFLRALGAVERLKLEGDEKIGKDIVAKAMEEPAKLIAFNAGKEGSVVVAKIKTLEANVGFNAQTNEYEDLVKAGIVDPAKVARVALQNAASISGLLLTTNALVADKPEEEEDMPPGPHGHGMH; from the coding sequence ATGCCGAAGATTTTGGTATTCGATTCTGCCGCCCGCGAGGGACTCAGGCGCGGCGTCGACAAGCTGGCAAACACAGTGAAGGTCACCCTGGGGCCGAAGGGGAGAAACGTTGTCCTTGAGAAGAAGTTCGGGATGCCCATAATAACAAACGACGGCGTGACAATCGCCAAAGAAGTCGAGCTCGAAGAGCCCTTCGAGAACATGGGCGCGCAGCTTCTTCGCGAGGTCGCCACAAAGACGCACGATGACGCCGGTGACGGCACCACCACGGCCACCGTGCTGGCCCAATCCATACTCAGGGAAGGTCTCAAGAACGTTACGGCGGGTGGCAATCCCATGCGCATCAAGCGTGGAATCGACAAGGCCGTAGAGGCCGCGGTGCAGAGTCTGAAGAAATCAAGCAAGACCGTGGCCGGCCGTGACGAAGTTGAACAAGTTGCCACCATCTCCGCGAATAACGATAAGGAGATCGGCAAGCTCATTGCAGACGCGATGGAGAAGGTCGGCAAGGACGGCGTGATTACGGTCGAAGAAGCAAATAGCATGGAGACAACGCTCGAGTTTACGGAAGGTCTTCAGTTTGACCGCGGCTACATCTCGCCCTACTTCGTGACGGAGCCAGAGAGAATGAGAGTGGTGCTTCAGGATCCTGTCATCCTCATCTGTGACAAGAAAATCAGCTCCATACACGAACTTCTGCCGGTACTGGAGAAGGTTGCCCAACTGGGTAAGCCGGTGCTCATCATTGCCGAAGACGTCGAAGGCGAAGCACTGGCCACTCTCGTGGTCAACAAGCTCAGGGGAGTGCTTTCCGGCGCGGCAGTGAAGGCTCCCGGCTACGGCGACAGGAGAAAAGCCATGCTCGAGGACGTGGCGATATTGACCGGAGGGAGAGTCATATCGGAAGAGACGGGCTTCAAGCTGGAGAACGCGACGACGGGCGACCTGGGCAAGGCCAAGAGCATTACCGTCGACAAGGAAAACACGACGATCGTCGGCGGAGCGGGGAAAAAGGCCGAGGTGCAGGCCAGAATCGCCCAACTAAGAAAGCAGATCGAGGACTCGACCTCGAGTTACGATAAGGAGAAACTCCAGGAAAGACTCGCTAAGCTCTCCGGCGGGGTTGCGGTGATAGGCGTCGGCGCGGCCACGGAAGTGGAGATGAAGGAGAAGAAGGCGAGGGTGGAAGACGCGCTGTCTGCCACGCGTTCTGCGCTGGAAGAGGGCATCGTGCCAGGTGGTGGGGTCGCGTTCCTGAGGGCTCTCGGTGCCGTAGAGAGGCTCAAGCTCGAAGGTGACGAGAAGATAGGGAAGGACATCGTCGCGAAGGCCATGGAGGAGCCGGCCAAGCTCATCGCCTTCAATGCCGGTAAGGAGGGCTCTGTAGTCGTAGCGAAGATCAAGACGCTCGAGGCGAACGTTGGGTTTAACGCACAGACCAACGAGTACGAAGACTTGGTCAAGGCCGGCATTGTGGACCCTGCCAAGGTTGCGCGCGTCGCTCTCCAGAATGCGGCCAGCATAAGCGGTCTTCTTCTCACGACGAACGCTCTTGTGGCTGACAAGCCGGAAGAGGAGGAAGACATGCCTCCCGGCCCTCACGGGCACGGCATGCACTGA
- a CDS encoding aminotransferase class I/II-fold pyridoxal phosphate-dependent enzyme gives MRHSRRLDRLPPYLFDELDKAKQRMTARGAKVVDLAVGDPDLPTPPEIVERMREAVTDASNHRYPGYRGHPRLRRALASWFHHRYGVELDPDVEILLLIGSKEGLGHLPLALLDPGDTVLVPDPGYPVYSNTSMMAGGEVRCFGLREEDDFLPRVEELDSLGRAKLIFLNYPNNPTGAVAGRDFFDKIVSLARSRGSMICNDAAYNEITFDGFRSPSILESEGAKDCAVEIHSFSKTFNMTGWRIGFAVGNREILEALGQVKVNLDSSVFGAIQDAALAALSLSHDENLRAYERRRGLAFERLAGLGCRFFRSKGTFYVWARVPRGMTSMEFAVRLLEEANVSVAPGSGFGNNGEGWFRIALTRPEEEIAEGLAKIASLNLWTS, from the coding sequence ATGAGACACTCCAGGCGACTGGACAGGCTCCCCCCTTATCTCTTTGACGAGCTGGACAAGGCCAAGCAGAGGATGACGGCGCGGGGGGCGAAAGTCGTCGACCTGGCAGTGGGTGATCCGGATCTGCCTACACCTCCGGAAATCGTTGAGAGGATGCGCGAGGCGGTCACCGACGCCTCGAACCATCGCTATCCCGGGTACAGGGGACACCCGAGATTGCGACGGGCTCTTGCTTCCTGGTTCCATCACAGATACGGTGTGGAGCTCGACCCGGATGTCGAGATCCTGTTGCTCATCGGCTCCAAGGAAGGACTCGGGCATCTTCCTCTTGCGCTTCTGGACCCCGGCGACACGGTTCTGGTGCCCGACCCTGGATATCCGGTCTATTCAAACACGTCAATGATGGCCGGCGGAGAGGTACGGTGCTTCGGCCTGAGGGAAGAGGATGATTTCCTGCCGCGCGTCGAAGAGCTTGATTCTCTGGGGAGAGCCAAACTCATCTTCTTGAACTATCCAAACAACCCTACGGGCGCCGTGGCAGGGAGGGACTTCTTCGACAAGATAGTTAGCCTTGCCCGCTCGAGAGGGAGCATGATATGCAACGACGCGGCCTACAACGAAATCACGTTTGACGGGTTTCGTTCTCCGAGCATTCTCGAGTCCGAAGGAGCGAAGGACTGCGCGGTAGAGATTCACTCCTTTTCCAAGACCTTCAACATGACAGGTTGGAGGATAGGCTTCGCCGTCGGTAACAGGGAAATCCTGGAAGCTCTGGGCCAGGTGAAGGTGAACTTGGACTCGAGCGTTTTTGGGGCCATCCAGGATGCCGCCCTCGCGGCTCTGTCGCTCAGTCATGATGAGAATCTGCGCGCGTATGAAAGAAGGCGTGGGCTCGCGTTTGAGCGGCTGGCAGGACTGGGCTGTCGTTTCTTCCGCTCCAAGGGTACCTTCTACGTGTGGGCCAGGGTGCCTCGGGGCATGACTTCGATGGAGTTTGCAGTCCGGCTGCTGGAGGAGGCCAACGTCTCCGTGGCGCCGGGCTCAGGTTTTGGAAACAACGGTGAAGGCTGGTTCAGGATCGCGTTGACGCGTCCCGAGGAAGAAATCGCCGAAGGACTCGCGAAAATCGCCAGTTTGAATCTGTGGACAAGCTGA
- the folB gene encoding dihydroneopterin aldolase, with amino-acid sequence MDKLRLTGLSFFGHHGVLQAERRLGQRLELDVELHGDFAACASRDSLSDALDYTKVYDLVKEVVEERSYKLLEALAETVAGELLARFSVRKVVVRVRKPNVPFSASLSNVEVELERSGGT; translated from the coding sequence GTGGACAAGCTGAGACTTACAGGTTTATCATTCTTCGGGCATCATGGTGTCCTCCAGGCCGAGAGACGACTCGGCCAGAGGCTGGAACTGGACGTGGAGCTTCACGGCGACTTTGCCGCTTGTGCTTCGCGCGACTCTCTCAGTGATGCGCTGGACTATACCAAGGTTTACGATCTCGTGAAGGAAGTCGTGGAGGAGCGTTCGTATAAGCTTCTGGAGGCCCTTGCGGAGACCGTGGCCGGTGAGCTTCTCGCCAGATTCAGCGTTCGGAAGGTCGTGGTCAGAGTTCGCAAGCCCAACGTGCCCTTTTCTGCAAGCCTGAGCAACGTCGAGGTGGAACTCGAGAGGAGCGGGGGAACGTGA